A genomic region of Xiphophorus couchianus chromosome 18, X_couchianus-1.0, whole genome shotgun sequence contains the following coding sequences:
- the LOC114161348 gene encoding mRNA decay activator protein ZFP36L1, with the protein MMPSNSLTPFLELDEEFCKNFCSLEATDGASGGSMSHSQRVLGFQRRHSLCPVTLPNSKFNSGLEAAEPACCWGLGLASSQQRSRALPRSSLSHIPFRVDRSVSMIEGNLREDKTLPPPPGLCISKPPQAPPHISSRYKTELCRTFEESGTCKYGAKCQFAHGLDELRGLSRHPKYKTEPCRTFHTIGFCPYGARCHFIHNADEVQVIATQRHKPPMLRHSLSFAGFSSSSHIFQPVQEPSCLLFTRASSVSPPPSSSGSPELLSPLLPEPGPLKHCSYPFSGIGDGRDSSLCFFASGNQNLPFWLPQQPPASLNSFPSLQRCSSADSLSEEGYTSSCSLSSSSSGTESPSFEGRRLPIFSRLSVSDE; encoded by the exons ATGATGCCGTCCAACTCCCTGACGCCTTTCCTGGAACTGGATGAGGAGTTCTGCAAG AATTTCTGCAGCCTGGAGGCGACAGATGGCGCCTCTGGTGGCTCGATGTCTCACAGTCAGAGAGTCCTGGGCTTCCAGAGACGCCACTCCCTCTGCCCCGTGACCCTGCCAAACTCCAAGTTCAACAGCGGCTTGGAGGCCGCGGAGCCGGCCTGCTGCTGGGGCCTCGGCCTGGCCTCCAGCCAGCAGAGGAGCAGGGCGCTGCCCCGCTCCTCCCTCAGTCACATCCCCTTCCGGGTCGACCGCTCGGTCAGCATGATCGAGGGGAACCTGCGGGAGGACAAAACGCTGCCGCCACCGCCGGGTCTGTGCATCAGCAAGCCGCCGCAGGCGCCGCCGCACATCTCCAGCCGCTACAAAACGGAACTGTGCCGCACCTTCGAGGAGAGCGGCACCTGCAAGTACGGCGCCAAGTGTCAGTTCGCCCACGGCCTGGACGAGCTGAGGGGCCTCAGCAGGCACCCCAAGTACAAAACCGAGCCCTGCCGCACTTTCCACACCATCGGCTTCTGTCCATACGGCGCCCGCTGCCACTTCATCCACAACGCAGACGAGGTGCAAGTCATCGCAACCCAGAGGCACAAGCCACCAATGCTGCGGCACAGCCTCAGCTTCGCGggcttctcctcttcctcccacatCTTCCAGCCGGTCCAGGAGCCTTCCTGCCTCCTCTTCACCCGGGCCTCCTCCGTCTCTCCTCCGCCCTCCTCCTCGGGGAGTCCGGAGCTGCTTTCGCCTCTCTTGCCTGAACCGGGGCCTCTCAAGCATTGCTCATACCCGTTCTCCGGTATCGGCGACGGCAGAGActcttctctctgcttcttcGCCTCCGGCAACCAGAACCTCCCGTTTTGGCTCCCCCAGCAGCCGCCGGCCTCCCTGAACAGCTTCCCCTCGCTGCAGCGATGCTCCTCCGCCGACTCCCTCTCCGAGGAGGGCTACACCTCCTCCTGTTccctcagctcctcctccagcgGCACCGAGTCTCCCAGCTTCGAGGGTCGGCGTCTCCCCATCTTCAGCCGCCTCTCCGTCTCAGACGAGTAG